One region of Camelus bactrianus isolate YW-2024 breed Bactrian camel chromosome 22, ASM4877302v1, whole genome shotgun sequence genomic DNA includes:
- the FKBP8 gene encoding peptidyl-prolyl cis-trans isomerase FKBP8 isoform X1 codes for MASCAEPSAVGPEPIAPPPAGVPPLEDFEVLDGVEDAEGEEEEEEDLSELPPLEDVGQPPVEEAEQPGALAREFLASMEPEPEPAPAPDEWLDILGNGLLRKKTLVPGPPGSSRPAKGQVVTVQLQTSLENGTRVQEEPELVFTLGDCDVIQALDLSVPLMDVGETAMVTADSKYCYGPQGSRSPYIPPHAALCLEVTLKTAVDGPDLEMLTGQERVALANRKRECGNAHYQRADFVLAANSYDLAIKAITSSAKVDMTFEEEEQLLQLKVKCLNNLAASQLKLDHYRAALRSCSLVLEHQPDNIKALFRKGKVLAQQGEYSEAIPILRAALKLEPSNKTIHAELSKLVKKHAAQRSTETALYRKMLGNPSRLPAKCPGKGAWSIPWKWLFGATAVALGGVALSVVIAARN; via the exons ATGGCATCCTGTGCTGAGCCCTCTGCTGTGGGCCCTGAGCCCATTGCCCCGCCACCTGCTGGGGTCCCACCACTTGAGGACTTCGAGGTACTGGACGGGGTGGAAGACGCAGAGggcgaggaggaggaagaggaggacctgagtgaGCTACCGCCACTTGAGGATGTGGGGCAGCCCCCAGTGGAGGAGGCCGAACAGCCTGGGGCCTTGGCCCGAGAGTTCCTGGCCTCCATGGAGCCTGAGCCTGAGCCGGCCCCGGCCCCGGACGAGTGGCTGGACATCTTGG GGAACGGGCTATTGAGGAAGAAGACGCTGGTTCCAGGGCCACCAGGCTCAAGCCGCCCGGCCAAGGGCCAGGTGGTCACTGTGCAGCTGCAGACATCGCTGGAGAATGGCACGCGGGTACAGGAGGAGCCAGAGCTGGTGTTCACCCTGGGCGACTGTGACGTCATCCAG gccctGGATCTCAGTGTCCCGCTCATGGACGTGGGGGAGACGGCTATGGTCACTGCTGACTCCAAGTACTGCTATGGCCCCCAGGGCAG CAGGAGCCCGTACATCCCCCCACACGCGGCCCTGTGCCTGGAGGTGACCCTGAAGACTGCCGTGGATGGGCCTGACCTAGAGATGCTCACGGGGCAGGAGCGTGTGGCCCTGGCCAACCGGAAGCGGGAGTGTGGCAATGCTCACTACCAGCGGGCCGACTTTGTGCTGGCTGCCAACTCCTACGACCTCGCCATCAAGGCCATCACCTCTAGCGCCAAAG TGGACATGACAtttgaggaggaggagcagcTCCTGCAGCTGAAGGTGAAGTGTCTGAACAACTTGGCAGCCTCACAGCTGAAGCTGGATCACTACCGTGCAGCACTGCGCTCCTGCAGCCTTGTGCTCGAGCACCAGCCCGACAACATCAAGGCGCTCTTCCGCAAGGGCAAG GTGCTGGCCCAGCAAGGCGAGTACAGTGAGGCCATCCCCATCCTGAGGGCAGCCCTGAAGCTGGAACCTTCCAACAAG ACGATCCACGCAGAGCTCTCGAAGCTGGTGAAGAAGCATGCGGCCCAGCGGAGCACGGAGACCGCCCTGTACCGGAAGATGTTAGGCAACCCCAGCCGGCTGCCTGCCAAATGTCCTGGCAAGGGTGCCTGG TCCATCCCATGGAAGTGGCTGTTTGGGGCAACTGCGGTCGCCTTGGGGGGTGTGGCTCTCTCTGTGGTCATCGCTGCCAGGAACTGA
- the FKBP8 gene encoding peptidyl-prolyl cis-trans isomerase FKBP8 isoform X2, giving the protein MASCAEPSAVGPEPIAPPPAGVPPLEDFEVLDGVEDAEGEEEEEEDLSELPPLEDVGQPPVEEAEQPGALAREFLASMEPEPEPAPAPDEWLDILGNGLLRKKTLVPGPPGSSRPAKGQVVTVQLQTSLENGTRVQEEPELVFTLGDCDVIQALDLSVPLMDVGETAMVTADSKYCYGPQGRSPYIPPHAALCLEVTLKTAVDGPDLEMLTGQERVALANRKRECGNAHYQRADFVLAANSYDLAIKAITSSAKVDMTFEEEEQLLQLKVKCLNNLAASQLKLDHYRAALRSCSLVLEHQPDNIKALFRKGKVLAQQGEYSEAIPILRAALKLEPSNKTIHAELSKLVKKHAAQRSTETALYRKMLGNPSRLPAKCPGKGAWSIPWKWLFGATAVALGGVALSVVIAARN; this is encoded by the exons ATGGCATCCTGTGCTGAGCCCTCTGCTGTGGGCCCTGAGCCCATTGCCCCGCCACCTGCTGGGGTCCCACCACTTGAGGACTTCGAGGTACTGGACGGGGTGGAAGACGCAGAGggcgaggaggaggaagaggaggacctgagtgaGCTACCGCCACTTGAGGATGTGGGGCAGCCCCCAGTGGAGGAGGCCGAACAGCCTGGGGCCTTGGCCCGAGAGTTCCTGGCCTCCATGGAGCCTGAGCCTGAGCCGGCCCCGGCCCCGGACGAGTGGCTGGACATCTTGG GGAACGGGCTATTGAGGAAGAAGACGCTGGTTCCAGGGCCACCAGGCTCAAGCCGCCCGGCCAAGGGCCAGGTGGTCACTGTGCAGCTGCAGACATCGCTGGAGAATGGCACGCGGGTACAGGAGGAGCCAGAGCTGGTGTTCACCCTGGGCGACTGTGACGTCATCCAG gccctGGATCTCAGTGTCCCGCTCATGGACGTGGGGGAGACGGCTATGGTCACTGCTGACTCCAAGTACTGCTATGGCCCCCAGGGCAG GAGCCCGTACATCCCCCCACACGCGGCCCTGTGCCTGGAGGTGACCCTGAAGACTGCCGTGGATGGGCCTGACCTAGAGATGCTCACGGGGCAGGAGCGTGTGGCCCTGGCCAACCGGAAGCGGGAGTGTGGCAATGCTCACTACCAGCGGGCCGACTTTGTGCTGGCTGCCAACTCCTACGACCTCGCCATCAAGGCCATCACCTCTAGCGCCAAAG TGGACATGACAtttgaggaggaggagcagcTCCTGCAGCTGAAGGTGAAGTGTCTGAACAACTTGGCAGCCTCACAGCTGAAGCTGGATCACTACCGTGCAGCACTGCGCTCCTGCAGCCTTGTGCTCGAGCACCAGCCCGACAACATCAAGGCGCTCTTCCGCAAGGGCAAG GTGCTGGCCCAGCAAGGCGAGTACAGTGAGGCCATCCCCATCCTGAGGGCAGCCCTGAAGCTGGAACCTTCCAACAAG ACGATCCACGCAGAGCTCTCGAAGCTGGTGAAGAAGCATGCGGCCCAGCGGAGCACGGAGACCGCCCTGTACCGGAAGATGTTAGGCAACCCCAGCCGGCTGCCTGCCAAATGTCCTGGCAAGGGTGCCTGG TCCATCCCATGGAAGTGGCTGTTTGGGGCAACTGCGGTCGCCTTGGGGGGTGTGGCTCTCTCTGTGGTCATCGCTGCCAGGAACTGA